A genomic segment from Truepera sp. encodes:
- the sdhC gene encoding succinate dehydrogenase, cytochrome b556 subunit, translating to MYRGREGQWAYFLHRISGVAIALYLLLHVFDITLVMYGPDGPFNAFLLFYHQWPFRIGLVLVIAAVVYHALNGLRIILLDFTTWAITYQRSMWYGVLGLTTIIGIPVLIKIIPEIFGGA from the coding sequence ATGTATCGAGGTCGAGAAGGGCAGTGGGCGTACTTCCTGCACCGGATTTCCGGCGTAGCCATCGCCCTCTACCTGCTGCTACACGTGTTCGATATCACGCTCGTGATGTACGGACCTGACGGGCCGTTCAATGCGTTCTTGCTCTTCTATCACCAGTGGCCGTTTCGCATCGGGCTCGTCCTGGTGATCGCCGCGGTCGTGTACCACGCCCTCAACGGGCTCCGGATCATCCTCCTCGACTTCACCACCTGGGCCATCACCTACCAGCGTTCCATGTGGTACGGCGTGCTCGGGCTCACCACCATCATCGGGATCCCCGTCCTCATCAAGATCATCCCTGAGATCTTCGGAGGCGCGTGA
- a CDS encoding succinate dehydrogenase hydrophobic membrane anchor subunit: MASRPKNLRDARDHYKSNGELAWWVFMRISGLFLVFLVFAHLFINNIAINVATVDYDYVASRFARPSVKVFDSFLLGFAMLHGMNGLKMVIEDNFRRPGPRFWMKVTLFVVTAVIFIFGVMTLWAFSYQEMGDAVRNLASGQ; encoded by the coding sequence ATGGCATCTCGCCCGAAGAACCTGCGCGACGCGCGCGACCACTACAAGTCCAACGGCGAGTTGGCGTGGTGGGTGTTCATGCGCATATCCGGGCTGTTCCTCGTGTTCCTGGTGTTCGCCCACCTTTTCATCAACAACATCGCCATCAACGTGGCGACGGTGGACTACGACTACGTGGCCAGCCGCTTCGCGCGGCCGTCCGTCAAGGTCTTCGACTCGTTCCTCCTCGGCTTCGCCATGCTCCACGGGATGAACGGCCTGAAGATGGTCATCGAGGACAACTTCAGGCGGCCCGGCCCCCGGTTCTGGATGAAAGTGACACTCTTCGTCGTTACGGCCGTGATCTTCATCTTCGGCGTCATGACGCTCTGGGCCTTCTCCTACCAGGAGATGGGCGACGCCGTTCGTAATCTCGCCAGCGGCCAATAG